The Raphanus sativus cultivar WK10039 chromosome 2, ASM80110v3, whole genome shotgun sequence genome includes a region encoding these proteins:
- the LOC108841223 gene encoding uncharacterized protein LOC108841223 has product MGGGRVMATAAKVAGIGVAKGGFKGGLGIPAAANDQFNVRNTAVSASLSSASHPSVEADAMVMQSASWEEDWEFAEVETTTTIPRVVFSKPPSLQEAKEATDDLKDAINMVCMEGSSEAGSVSRMLSSFQLSDKRAVESPVPQVALTAFSFLSESSAAQSVVASIASDPKVWDAVMENKDLMKLLDTNSTAASTQVEDDNDDKSEDSSETESEEDGEAKPIQLLEILQDMKLKAVQLMENVSSYFGGLFRSEYFTENGEERERTLLNDPTSLFGLAVCVIFMVVMKRA; this is encoded by the exons ATGGGAGGAGGAAGAGTGATGGCGACGGCAGCGAAGGTAGCTGGAATCGGAGTCGCCAAAGGTGGATTCAAAGGAGGACTCGGCATCCCCGCGGCTGCGAATGATCAGTTTAACGTTAGAAACACCGCCGTTTCCGCTTCGTTGTCATCGGCGAGTCATCCTTCCGTCGAAGCAGACGCTATGGTTATGCAAAGTGCGAGCTGGGAAGAAGATTGGGAGTTCGCGGAAGTGGAGACCACCACGACGATTCCTAGGGTTGTTTTCAGCAAACCTCCGTCTCTTCAAGAGGCTAAAGAAGCCACCGATGATCTCAAAGATGCAATCAATAT GGTGTGTATGGAAGGTTCAAGTGAAGCTGGTTCTGTTTCCAGAATGTTGTCAAGTTTTCAACTTTCTGACAAGAGAGCTGTTGAATCACCTGTTCCACAAGTTGCTCTTACGGCATTTAGTTTTCTCAGTGAAAGCTCTGCCGCGCAG TCTGTTGTTGCTTCCATTGCGTCTGACCCAAAAGTGTGGGACGCTGTTATGGAAAACAAGGATCTCATGAAACTTCTCGACACCAACAGTACCG CTGCTTCGACTCAGGTTGAAGATGACAATGACGACAAATCTGAAGATTCTAGCGAGACTGAAAGTGAGGAAGACGGTGAAGCGAAGCCAATCCAACTCTTGGAGATTCTGCAGGACATGAAGCTAAAAGCTGTTCAGTTGATGGAAAACGTCTCTTCCTACTTTGGGGGTTTGTTCCGGTCAGAATATTTCACAGAAAATGGAGAAGAGAGGGAGCGGACGTTGCTCAACGACCCTACTTCTCTGTTTGGATTAGCTGTTTGCGTTATCTTTATGGTAGTTATGAAACGTGCTTAA